DNA from Amorphoplanes friuliensis DSM 7358:
GTTCGGGATGTCACCGGCCACGGTGCGCGGGTCACAGCCGTGTCCGATGTAGACCCAGCGGTAACGGATGACCTCGTCGAGGCGTACCGGTGGGCCTCCGGCGACGCTGACCCGGGGATTGGGCAGGACCCGGCCGGCATCGGGAAGCGGGCCGGCCACGGTTTTTGACAGCCGGCGGGCGGGCATCGGCTCGCGGCCGAGCCGGGACCTGAGACCGGGCAGGGAGGCCAGGGCCCGCAGGGCACCCCGGCTGAGCCGCATCGTCGTCCGGTTGCGGGTCTGCACCAGCCGGCCGATACGCAGAGCCAGCGCCGTGGAACGCTCGACGTCGGGCCGGCGTTCGCGTTCGTAGGCGTCGAGCACGTGCGGGTCGCCACCGTCGACCACGTCGGCGAGCCGCCAGGCCAGCGCGATCACGTCGCGGATCCCCATGCCCAGACCGAGGCCCGCGAACGGCGGCATGGCATGGGCGGCGTCACCGGCCAGCAGCACCCGCCCGGCCCGCCACCGCTCGGCCGTCCGGGCGTAGAACGTGTAGACCGCCGTCCGCTCGATGTCCAGGTCGGCGGGATCCACCCAGGCGCTGATCAGCGACCGCACGATCTCGTCGTGCGGTTCCTCACCCGGCAGCAGCATCCACTCCCAGCGCCAGCGATCCCGCTGGGACATGGCCACCTGCGGGCGTGCCGGATCGAGCACAAACGCGATGCTCGCGCCGCCGTCGACCGCGCCACCGACCCCGGGTGTGACGGCGGCACCCGGCCGGACAGCGGCGTCGACGACGAGCCACGGCTGCTCGAACGTCTCGCCGGGGAAGCCGACGCCGGCCGCCGTGCGTACCGTGCTGCCCGTGCCGTCGCAGCCCACCAGCCACCGGGCGGTCACGCGCCGGCCGTCGTCGAGCACCGCGGTCACCCGGTCGTCGTCCTGCTCGACGGCAGACACGCCGCGCCCGGAAAGAACCTCCGCCTTGGTGGCGGCGGCGCGCAGACCCGCTTCCAGAGCAGGCTGGTCGAGGCGCACGATCTGCGGCAGCCCGTACGCCAGGGCGGTGTGCTCGATCAGGAAGAGTGGCCGATGGTCCGGGCCGACGGCACCGTTGCGGGCCAGCGGCGTCGCCCACGTCTCCAGCGGTGGCATGCCCGGAATCACTGACAGCGCGCGGATCGCCTCGATGTCGAGCACGGCGGCCCGGGGCTTGGGATAAGGCCGATCCTGCGGCTCGACCACCACCGTCGGCACACCCCGGCTGCTGAGCAGTGCGGCCAGCGCCGCGCCGACCGGACCCATCCCGGCCACGATGACGGCGGTGTCCGTGGTGTCACTCGGATCCATGGTGCTCCTCGACCCATTGTTCGAGCAGGCGACGGTCGAGCAGTTCCACCGACCCGGGCGGCAGGCCCAGGGTGCGCTCGACGATCTCGGTGTAGACACTCACGACGGCGTCGACCGCCGGCCAGTCCGCCCGGTCCAGCAGCAGCCGCCCCGCCGCGTCGACCAGGTCCTGCACGAGGGTCACCAGCGCCGCAGCGACCGCTTCGGGACGATCGACCCGGAACACACCGGCGGCGGCCCCCTCGGCGAGGATCGGTGCGAGCAACGGCCCGAACCGGCGGATCCCCGCCACCCGGGACCGCTGCATCACCACGGCATTGTCGTCGGAGTGCAGCACCCGCAGCGCCGCCAGGAACGCCCGGTCACAGATCCGGGCTCCGCACATGACCACCAGGCTGCCCCGGAGACGCTCCAGCGGCGGTTGCCCACCGTCCGACGCGACCGGCACAAGCTGACTTTCGTACGCGGTGATCACGCGGTCGATGAACGCGTCGAGCAGGGCAGGCTTGGAATCGAAGTAGTGGTAGAACGCGCCCTTGGAGATGGTCAGGTCGTCCAGCAGGTCCTGGACGGTCATCTGCTGATAGCCCTTGGTGGCGATCAGCCGATAGGCGGCGCTGATGATCGCGTCACGCCGGGCCGCGTGATCACGCTCATTGACCGACCGAGCCATCTCGCCTCCATAAACCGACCGTCGGTCTATTTATAGCACCTGGCACCGATGGCCCGGGACGGACGTCCGTCTCGAGATCGAACGTCCGGCCGGCGGCTGAGGTCGAGCGCTGACGCTCCCCACCCGGTCGGGTCGGCGCCGGGTGGCACCATCTCCAGTGCCTGCCAGAGCAGGAGGATGTCCAGCCACTCCCCCTCGGCCGGAGTCAGCGGGCGCTCGGACTCGTAACCGGCGACGAACTCCTCGTGCACCTCGGCCGGCGCCGGCCCCCAGTTGTGGTAGCGGGTGCCGAGCAGGACCGCCGCGCGGGCCAGTTCGAACAGCGGGGGCTCGCGCCGGGCTTCCTCGAAGTCGAGAATCGCGACGATCTCACCGCCCTTGCACAGGATGTTGGCGGAGCGGAAGTCGAAGTGGACAAGCTGCGCCGGGAACCGCCCCGGTGGCGCGCCGGCGACCCGCTCGCGCAGCGTGCTGCGGACCTCCGGCAGGTGATCGGCGCTGGAGGCGAGCCAGCCGGTGATGCGGTCCTCGAACGGCAGGGGCGAGAGTGCGGCGCCGGGGATCCGATCGGCGTCCGGGTAGACCGCCAGCGCGTCC
Protein-coding regions in this window:
- a CDS encoding FAD-dependent monooxygenase, which gives rise to MDPSDTTDTAVIVAGMGPVGAALAALLSSRGVPTVVVEPQDRPYPKPRAAVLDIEAIRALSVIPGMPPLETWATPLARNGAVGPDHRPLFLIEHTALAYGLPQIVRLDQPALEAGLRAAATKAEVLSGRGVSAVEQDDDRVTAVLDDGRRVTARWLVGCDGTGSTVRTAAGVGFPGETFEQPWLVVDAAVRPGAAVTPGVGGAVDGGASIAFVLDPARPQVAMSQRDRWRWEWMLLPGEEPHDEIVRSLISAWVDPADLDIERTAVYTFYARTAERWRAGRVLLAGDAAHAMPPFAGLGLGMGIRDVIALAWRLADVVDGGDPHVLDAYERERRPDVERSTALALRIGRLVQTRNRTTMRLSRGALRALASLPGLRSRLGREPMPARRLSKTVAGPLPDAGRVLPNPRVSVAGGPPVRLDEVIRYRWVYIGHGCDPRTVAGDIPNDAVLLALHHPDAAPGCLPIDDLDGLLAGRPGSVTVARPDRFLHGTLN
- a CDS encoding TetR/AcrR family transcriptional regulator, with product MARSVNERDHAARRDAIISAAYRLIATKGYQQMTVQDLLDDLTISKGAFYHYFDSKPALLDAFIDRVITAYESQLVPVASDGGQPPLERLRGSLVVMCGARICDRAFLAALRVLHSDDNAVVMQRSRVAGIRRFGPLLAPILAEGAAAGVFRVDRPEAVAAALVTLVQDLVDAAGRLLLDRADWPAVDAVVSVYTEIVERTLGLPPGSVELLDRRLLEQWVEEHHGSE
- a CDS encoding phosphotransferase, which gives rise to MVESQAPVLEMLWEPRDSRQVLEERFGFADGSGAARWVAATVDEHWGVRVDRCERIVMSGGNALAWVTTSSGRLLVKWSVIPDRFPRLAETARLTGWLHDRGLPVSAPVPARDGRLQVEAGLVSIGVQREITGDLLDTRDPGRVRTAGAALARLQDALAVYPDADRIPGAALSPLPFEDRITGWLASSADHLPEVRSTLRERVAGAPPGRFPAQLVHFDFRSANILCKGGEIVAILDFEEARREPPLFELARAAVLLGTRYHNWGPAPAEVHEEFVAGYESERPLTPAEGEWLDILLLWQALEMVPPGADPTGWGASALDLSRRPDVRSRDGRPSRAIGARCYK